The window AGTCTGAAGAGGTAGTCTTTGAGCATATCCTTATTAGGAAAAGAAATGCCGTAAATGCGTGTGAGCATTTCGTTTTCAGATTTTCCTCTCCAATAAGCTCCCGAAACCTTTAACAATTTAAACGCTTTGATTTTGCCTAAATTGTAAAGATGAGGACCACGACAAAGATCGAAAAATTCGCCCTGGCGGTAAGCTGTAAGAGATTCTCCATCTGGAATTTCTTGAATGATTTCTTTTTTATATGGGTTGCCTTTAAATGCATCGATGGCTTCCTTTTTAGAAGCAAACACAAGTTTTTCAGATTTAAAATTTTCTTTCAAAACTGCTTTGATCTCTTTTTCAATTTTTGGAAAATCTTCAATCGAGATGTGCAAGTTGGCAAAATCGTAATAAAATCCTTCTTCGATAGGAGGGCCAATGGTGGGTGTGGCATCTGGAAAGAGACGCAATATGGCTTGTGCAAGCACGTGGGCAGAAGTGTGCCAGAAGATTTTTTTCCCCATCGGATCATCAAAGGATAAAACTTCAACGTGGTCTTGATCTTGTAATACATAGGAAAAATCTTTCAATTCGCCATTGACAAAAATACCCAAACCTACGTGAGGTTCCGTAAGGTTTAACTGTTTGACAATTTCGATAAGAGGCGTGTTTTTTTCTATTTTTAATTCAGAATCTTTAAAAAAAAGCTTAATCATGTCACCTTGAAGGAAAGTTTTAAATGGTTTTACACTACCGCGTATTATGGCAGAGCCTAAGGTTTTAATCAATTTTCTTAATGGAGTTTATTTTCAAACAAACCCACACAAGCTTTTGGCACTGTTTCAGAAAAGCTATCGTAAAGATTTACCTATCTTCAAAGAACATAAAGAATTTTGGAAATTTCTAGAAAAAAGCCAAGATGCTTTTGAAACGGAACATTTTTTAGACGCCAGCTTACTACGCAATAGCGAACTTTCCTTATTTTTAGCCAACGCTTTGATTACAGAAGAAGGAAAGCTAGATCAAGAGTTTTTGAAAACAAGTTTGGAGTTTTTTGAAAACAAGCGTTTTTTTATTGCCAATAGCTTTTGGTATTCTGCGCCTAGAATGGAATGGCTATTTCAAGCGCTGCAAATGTTGCAAGAACCAGACATTCAAAATCAGATTAAAAAAATTCATAGACCTGTGCAAAATGCCAATCTTGACAATATGATTCGAGCGACACTGCATCTATCAAAAGAACACCCCTTAACAGATGCACTAGCAAAAAGAGCTGCTATTGCTGCTTTTCTTTGTGATTTAAGACAGCACATAGGATCCTGTTTTGCCACAGCACCTTGTCTTTTAATTCGAAAGTTTCGAGCCGATTTTTTCTTTTCCGATGTTTTTGATTTGATGACTAAAGGATCTATTCGGCGTGTGATTGAGGGCAAAATCTTTGATTTACCTATAGCTTCGTCTTTTGGAAAAGGAGATAGCGAAAAAACATTTACTTTGGATCCTGTGCTGTATCCGAAAAAAGCGCTCTATTTTTTCATCATGTTGTTAGAAAAGGTGGACTATTTTCAAGAAAGAACTTTTTTGGAAAAGTTTTTTGTTGTTAAGGGCCAATTTTATCGATGGATGCACACATTTGAAAACAAAGCTGTGCATTTAAAAATGCTTTTACAAGACTTTTTTTTAAACATTTACAACCTCAAGATGGAAGAGGTGGAAAAGTTTCGACATATGCAAAAAGAGTTGGATGCAAAAGACACGTTTATTACAGCAAAATTTCCAAATGCAAACGTAGCAAAAGCAGAGAGTCAATATCAAAGAGCGCTATTGATTTTAAAATCCATCACATCAAATGCGCTTTTAAAGACATGGGAATACACGATTGCATCTATGAGTGATGTCAAATTAGACATGACGCATTGGAACAGTTTTGCCGCGTTAGGATTGGATTCTGGCCAACAAGGGGGCATTGGAGAAAATGTCTTAGCTACGGCAAAAGATATTGCTGCAAATTACGAAAAAGAGATTAAAGTCTATCAAGATCAGATCGAACAAACATCGGATTATTTACAAGCATTAAATATTCGCGCAAGAAGTGCTACGCCAGAGCAGTTTCAAAATTTAAAACAGCATGCACTATCCCAAGAAGCACAACTCTCTAGGCAAATTGCCGAACGAGATGATTTAGTCAATAAAATCAACGCTCTTTCAAACAAACTTCAGCTATTTTGTGATAAAATCATGGAATTTTATACCACCTATTTTCAAGAAGTCTACGATCCTGAAATCGAAACAAGCTCTTTTTTTGATGATAGCCCTGCAGGATTTCGACTTGTGTATAAACATGGAAGAGAAGACCCTAATCTATGGTCATTTATTTTTAATGATGACGATTATGTAAAAATGTTGACCATTTTTTTCCATCTAATGCAGTCGCAATTTTTGCAATTAGAAGAATTAAAACCCCTCAGTGATGAAGAAATCACAAAATTCTTTTCTGGAATTTTTCTGCATGTTCAATCAGATGTGTTTATCAAAAGTGCATATGAACGCTGCTTTCAAAGGGGCAAACGCTTATTTCAGCATTTTTCCGTACCGCTGCCCAAAAATGCCTTTCGTCCCTATGTCTATTTTGCCGGTGGAACTATGGCGCAACTGACAAATGTCTATTTCAAAAGAGAAGAGACAGTGACGATTGTAGAAAAAAATGTGCAAAATACAGAAGAATTATTGGCATTTATTTTGGATACTTTTTTAGATTTGCCACTTAAAGTGAAAGAAGAGGGCAAAGTGGATCCATTTTTAGGGCTTTTAGCTTCTTGTCCAACGCATGCGTTCGTATTGCGCCCTTATTTAAAAGATATGCGAAATGCCATTCAAAGAAACGAGTATCCCTTCACCTACATTCGCGATTATATTCTTGATCCTGCGCGACTCAAACTCCAAAGCTTTACACTCACGCCTTTTGACCAAGGCATATTTTTAAGCCATCTTTTAAAGGGTATACAAAAAAAACATCCGCTCATTTCTTTTAAAATTCAAAGTTCTCATCAATCCTTGTCATGCCAAGAGTTTAAAAAATATCTTGTCAAGCAATTTAACAAGATGCATTTTCCAATATCTTTTTCAAGACAGTTTGAGGATTTAGTGGACTATGGACTCTTTAGCCACCTTCCTTTTTTTAAAGGAGAGGAAGTTGCAAAAGCATTTTTGTCGTTGTGCGACTTTGTTCAGGAGAAAGCACAGATTAAGCTCAACACGGAGCCTTTTTTTGAGCGTTTAAGATATGTTTCAGAGCATAGCATTTTAACAAAACAAGAAGTGCTTTCCTTTGTAAAAATGTGCATCATTTATTCGACACAACAAACCACATTTTCTTTTGATGTCAATGCACTATTGCAAGAAGCGTTTTTCGATAGTGGTTATGGTTTAACCAAACCTTTTATTTTTGCAGATACCAATTGGACAAGAGAGTATTTTGCCTTTGTATTGAGCCCTTCTTCTTTAAAGCTAGAACTTTGGAGAACGGATTATGCAGGGCAATTTGGCCTTCCCATGAGCATTTGGAATCCACTTTTTACAAATGATGGGTCAGTATGGTCCATTTTCACAGAACCCTACCAATACGGTTTTTGGTAGACTGAACTTGTGTCGTAAATTCTATTTACATGAGGGCTGCAAGGCACAATCTACGTCGTCTGACTCCTCATCCAACTCTCATGGAGTTGAATTTCATCGTCATCCTTGTATCTTGCCCCTTTCGCTCCTCCTTTAAATGGAATTTACTCCACAAACTCAGTCACTAATGTTACGCATTACCTTCTATTCATAGGAGGACTGCAAGGCACAATCTACGTCGTCTAACTCTTCATCCAACTCTCATAGACTGACTTTATACATAACATCAGTAATTTTAAATTTTTCGGTTTACAAAAAGGTAAAAGGCGCAGTAGCATAGATGTAGTTTGATTAACTTCAAGGTGGAACTATGCGCACATTTTTAAAAACAACCCTTTTGGTATTGGCAACATCTATGCTTTTTGCAATAGAAGACAACCCGACAGATAACGAGCCTGGTGAAAAAGATCTTCAGTTTTTAAGAGATTGGTTTAAAGAAAAACGCGCAGTATCTATTGAGGATAAGGGGGGAGACTTGTCTCTTTCTGGTGTGGTGCGTGCAACGTACGACAATCTAAGCGCAAAACGTTGGTATCTTGATAATGGCCAGGAAGTAGGTGAACAACAATACAATAATACAGATTCAAATACAGCAGAAAACAACTTTGGAATACGCTTTGATATTTATTTTGATTATAAAACATGCAACACCTGGACACATGCAGAAGTGAAATTTGCAAATGATATGGGTACTCAAGGGGGATCAACAAGTGGTATCAACCTTGTAAAAGCCTATTTTGGTTATCGCATTTTTGAAGATGGAGCCACAATTTTTGATGTGGAAGTTGGACGGAATAAAAACTATGCTCGCTTTGATTCTAAGGTTCAATTTAACTCTTTCTTGGATGGTGTTTTGGCAAAATATGTGACGCACTTTGGAGATTTTTTAGAGTTTGACATTAGAGCTGCTGGAACGGTGGTTGATTTTGTAGAAAAACAATTTGGCTGGATTGCACAGCTTTCTTTGAACAATATTGGTGGATTTGGTCTTTATTTTCGTTACGCATTTAGTTGGTGGTTTAAACGAGGACCTACGCGTGTGTTTAATGGAGAAGGTGATGCATTAAAAAGTGTGACACTTAGCAATAATCCACAAAATAGATTCAAAATTTCACAGTTCTTGCTTGGCTATGAATTAGATCCAGAAGTTTTGCATTTTCCCGTGAACTTTTATGCAGCTATTTTGCTTAATCATTCTGCTCTAAGAGGTCATATTAACCCTTATACACGCAATTTTACTCAAGGAAACGAACCTCAAAACTTATTTGGTGGAAAAAAAGAACATATCGCTTGGTATGCAGGCTTAACAGCAGGAAAATTGGAGAAAAAAGGAGACTGGAGTGTTGAGGTGACTTACCAAGTTGTAGAAGCACAATCTGTACCAGAATGGGATATGGCAGGCATTGGCAACGGGAATCCAAACGATTTTTCGATCTATGCAGATTTATTGCCTGATGTTTCTACTCCTGATGATCCTTCTATTCCGGATGATAAAGGATTTCCTTACGGAAACACAAACTTTAAAGGATGGAATTTTAATTTTGGTTATTTGATTACCACCAATATTTCGATTATTTTGGATTATAGCTTCACAAATGAAAAGATTGGAGATTTGAACCCAGCAACCCTAAGACCTTTTCCAGGCAAAAGCGATTATCATGACTTTGGTGTCCAATTGTTGTATGCGTTTTAACAACTTTTTGGTTTAAGATTAAAGGCTGACCATTTAGAATTGACTCCATAGAATATGAAAAAGTTATCTATCTGTTTCTTGTCTGTCTGTTTTTTTGCTTTTGGCAATACGCCAGCATCCCATCCGGAACAAGACGTTGTTAAAGAAAGCGAATTAGAATCGAGTGGAGGGGAGAGTACAGACGGACTTTCTAGAGAAGTCTATTTTTCTAAGGATAGTGAAACTCAGCTCGAAAAGCAAAGAGATGCTCTCACTACTGTCAAATTCAATATTTTGGGCGGTGCGATTTTATTGCAGGGCGACGTTAGGGTTCGCTACAAAGTCTTTTCTATAAAGGATGGTCCTGTAAGCTTAGTTGGAAATGATCCTGTAAGCTTAATTGGAAATTCAACCATACTTCCTCGCGATGCTTTTAATAATGAATTTAACTTATATCTCAATTATGTCGCACGTCGCTTTTATGCAAAATTGCGCTTAAAATTTTCCAACAAAATGGGAGCGCAGGGTGGAACGACAGGCAAATTTAGTTTAGAAAAAGCCTATTTTGGACACCAGGTATTCAGAGAAGGCGCAACAATTGTGGGGATCGAAGCAGGGCGACGTGATCTATTAGAAATGCTTGAATCGAAAGTGCAATTTGGTTCAAGAATGGATGGAGCGTCTGTTTATTTAGCCACTGAAGTTCCAAAATTATTTGAGTTTGATCTTAGGGGCATTTTGACAATTGTGGATTTTGCAAAAACACATTTTGCACCTATTATTCAAGTCAGTTTTTACAATATTTCTGATTATGGTCTTTATGTGAAATATGCGTATGTCGATTGGGAAAAAAAGGGCACAACACGTATTTTTAATGGATCTGGAAATGCAGATGGAAGAAAAGAGATGGAATTTAATCCAAGGTATCAATTTCGCATCTCTCAGTGGACTTTAGGATTTGTGCCAAGAACAAAGATATTGGGTAAGAAAGTGCGTTTTTATGGCGCATTTTTGTTGAATCATGCAGCTAAAAAAAGAGCACTGACAAATTGTAGAAGAGAAAATCTTGCCTGTTACGGGGGATTTACCTATGGAAATGCATATCAAAAGGGAGATATCTCTTTGGATGTGAATTATCAATATGTAGAAGCACAAAGTGTTCCTGGTTTTGACAGTTCTGGTATTGGAACTGGAAATCCAAGAGAAAATGTGTTTTATGGCCCTGCTAAAAATGATATCACGGGGGCGAAACTAAAACCCAATCAAATCACAGTATCCAATGCGAATGGTAATACAAACTTCAAAGGGGTAAGCGCCTCTTTTGCTTACATACTCACAAGAAATTTAAAATGGCAAATCAGTGGAAACTATTCTCGTCGACTCGATGGACAAATTGGCCCTAATCGCACCTTCAAACAAATTGATACCTCATTGATTTATAGCTTTTAAAATTTTATTTTTCTGTCTACAATTGTTGATATGATAAAAAGCAACTTGAAACTCCTGCCTAATGCAAAAAAGATTCTTCTTAAAGAAAGATTGGTTTTTGCATTAGGCAGGAGCCTCATCTTGTTTTTTTTATTTCTGTCTTCATGTGTTTTTTCTATTGAAGGTTCAAAAAACCTTAATCCAGATGTGGCAAAAACTAAACCCTCTATATCAATATTGAGTTTGGGCGCGTTGAAGCTAAGTGGGGATGTCAATGTATATACGCACTTGTTTAGTGCAAAAGATAATGGCGTCAAAATTCCAAGAAACACGACAAGTGGAGAGAAGGTTCAAACATTGATCTGGGAACTGGAATGTAATCTCTATGCAAAATATTTTTTTAAACATACCTTTGCAGAAGCGAACTTGCGTTTTGATAATGATATGGGAACACAAGGTGGAGAAACAGGAGGTATCGAATTACATCGTGCATTTATGGGATACCAATTTTTTGATGCAACAACAACACACTTAGACCTAATCATAGGTAGAAGAATCATCTCAGATCTTTTTGAATCCAAAGTGCAATATTACTATCTGACAAGGATTGATGGTGTTTACGTGGATTTTCATCATGCATTTCATGTGTTTGCTGACGTGGGTTTTAAGGGAGCTGGAATTGTATACAATTTTAAAGATCAACATTATGCCTACATTGTAGAACTTAGCATCAGACCTTTAGCAGCAAAAGGGATGTCTTTTAAATATAGCTTTACCAATTGGAGAAAAAAAGGTTTCAGTGACATTTATGATCTTTGGGGAAACGCACAAAATAGCGATGGAGTGCCTTATGGGCGTATTAAAGATAATCCACGCTATCGTTTTGAGATTTCGCAATGGATTCTAGGGTATAATTTTCATTTAAATACAATACCTATCAATGTATACGGTGCTTTTTTATGGAATCATGCAGCTAAAAAAAGCGCCCTTTTTGGATTTAAGAAAAAAAACAAAGCCTGGTATTTGGGGAGCAAAATTGGTCAAATGGGCGAACAAAATTCCTATTCATTTGAGTTTATTTATCAAAATGTAGAAGCACAATCTGTACCCGATTGGGATATGGCGGGCGTAGGAACTGGAAATCCACGTTTTAACATGATCTATGGACCTGCGTTTGATGATTTTACAGGTGAACAAATCTTGGTGACGCAAAAAAATGCAAATGGAGACGTTAATTTTAAGGGATTTGAAATCGATTTTCAATATGCTATAACTAAAAATATCCATCTAGAATTGATTTATTACCATTCTATCAATGAAGACAAGTCTATTGGTCCCTTTAGACGTTTTCACGACTTAGAAGTTGCGATGCACTATTTCTTTTAACCTGAGTTTCTAACTGACCTTACGCAACACCTTCTGCTTATATGAGGGCTGCAAAAAACAATCTACAGCTTTTTGAAACCTCTGCATAATTCAAGAATCCGATAAATTCGCCTCTTGTCCTCAACTTGAGTCTTGTCCTAAGCTGTCTACTCTAACGAGTATGCCAACTTCTGCCAAAACTCAATTTGAGCAAAATATGCAAATTTCTCCAAATCCTTGAATTATGCAAAGGTTTCATTTTGCTTCTCATTCAACTCTCATGGAGTTGAATTTCTTAAGCTACCTTGTATCTTGTTCCTTTCGCTCCTCCTATAAACAGAATTTACTGCGTAACATCAGTTTTTAAGTCTCAAAATAAGGCGTAGGAACAAATCGGTTGTCTTCTTCTTTTAAGAGTAAGACATCTGATTTGGGGATATCGAGTTGAGATATAATGTCATCTAGCGCCGTTTTTTCCCACTGATCTTGGAAAAAGAGCAAAGAAGTTTGTTTTTTTACGATGCGTTTCAAAAAGCCTTTCATATCATATTTTTCGTGTTTTGTGAAACGAATACCAATGAGTCGTAATAAAAAACCCCGAATACCAAAATTTTCAAAACTTAAACAGGGATGAACGTTTTTAAATGTAAAAATGGCCTTCCAAAATAATTTTTTAGAAAAGTTGGGTATAATTAAGAGTTTAGGAATTTCAAAAAGTGTATGTTCAGGTTTATTTTTTTTGAATAGGAATTTAAGGCGCGAGGCATAATATAGTATATCTTCAATATCCGCGCGCAAAATAAGAAAAGACATACAAAAGATTAAAATCCCGACCACGAAAAAGCCAAGAGAAGACGCGTAAGGGCCAAAAGGTTCCAAGATAAAAAGTAAAAAAGAGGCCACTAAAACACCTAGAAAACTCAAAAAACTATTTGTAGCAATCACTTGCCCGCGCATATTTTCTGGACTTTGCGTTTGAATAAATGTGTCCATAGGAACGACAAAAAGTCCTCCAAAAACACCCATTAAAATAAGGATGACAATGACGGCAATCAAATGTGAGGAAAAAAGTGCAGTTAAAATAAAGGATAGAGCCATCCCTAAAGCTCCGAAATAACTGATAGTAAATTTTCCTCTCTTAGAAAGTTTACCTGCCAAAAAAGATCCCGAAGCAATGCCGATCGCGGAGAATAAAAATAAGTATCCCCCTTTTGTTTCATCTAAATTCAGACGCTGTATGGCAAAAGGAATGATGTTGAGCTGAATAAACGCAGCCACAAAAAGAAAAAAGGAGGATGATACGATCGCTGTAATTAAAAAAGGGCGTTTTGTGCTTTCTTTAAGCGTTTGATACAGTTCTTTTAAAGGAAACGTATTGAGTTTTTTTTCAGTGCCAATTTTGGGTGTCGGCTGAATTTTAAAGCTTGAAAGCAAGCCAACTACAGCAACAAGAACGCAAAATAACACAGCAAAGGTAAGATGCTTGTCTGTCATATCTGTAAGAAAGGAGGCTAAAAACGTTCCAATAATACAGGCCAAATACATAGAAGCTGTTAAAGATCCATTAGCTTTGGCAATTTGATCTTTTTCGACAAGCTCTGGAACAATGCCATATTTTGCAGGGCCAAAAATGGCGCTTTGCGTGGCCATCAAAAAGAGCATGACGTACGCTGCCCAGGCAAGTTGGTAGAAAAAGACAAATACGCCCACAATGGCAATAAAAAGTTCTAGCCATTTTACGCCCACAGTGATTTTCTTTTTTGAAACTTTATCAGCTAGGATACCCGATGTTTGCGAAAAGAGGAGAAAGGGCAAAACAAACGTGGCTCCGACTTTTGCCAAAACACTGCTTGCTTCTGCGGTCCCATAGATTCCAATGAGCAAAAAGACAATCAATATTTTAAATAGGTTGTCGTTTAATACGCCCAAAAATTGCGTACAATTTAAGTAGGCGAAAGAGGAAATGGAAAATCTTTTTTTCATTGCAAACCTACTGGGTTAGATTTATAATTTATGCTCGACAGTACCACAAAAC of the Chlamydiota bacterium genome contains:
- the lplT gene encoding Lysophospholipid transporter LplT, producing MKKRFSISSFAYLNCTQFLGVLNDNLFKILIVFLLIGIYGTAEASSVLAKVGATFVLPFLLFSQTSGILADKVSKKKITVGVKWLELFIAIVGVFVFFYQLAWAAYVMLFLMATQSAIFGPAKYGIVPELVEKDQIAKANGSLTASMYLACIIGTFLASFLTDMTDKHLTFAVLFCVLVAVVGLLSSFKIQPTPKIGTEKKLNTFPLKELYQTLKESTKRPFLITAIVSSSFFLFVAAFIQLNIIPFAIQRLNLDETKGGYLFLFSAIGIASGSFLAGKLSKRGKFTISYFGALGMALSFILTALFSSHLIAVIVILILMGVFGGLFVVPMDTFIQTQSPENMRGQVIATNSFLSFLGVLVASFLLFILEPFGPYASSLGFFVVGILIFCMSFLILRADIEDILYYASRLKFLFKKNKPEHTLFEIPKLLIIPNFSKKLFWKAIFTFKNVHPCLSFENFGIRGFLLRLIGIRFTKHEKYDMKGFLKRIVKKQTSLLFFQDQWEKTALDDIISQLDIPKSDVLLLKEEDNRFVPTPYFET
- the thrS gene encoding Threonine--tRNA ligase — protein: MIKLFFKDSELKIEKNTPLIEIVKQLNLTEPHVGLGIFVNGELKDFSYVLQDQDHVEVLSFDDPMGKKIFWHTSAHVLAQAILRLFPDATPTIGPPIEEGFYYDFANLHISIEDFPKIEKEIKAVLKENFKSEKLVFASKKEAIDAFKGNPYKKEIIQEIPDGESLTAYRQGEFFDLCRGPHLYNLGKIKAFKLLKVSGAYWRGKSENEMLTRIYGISFPNKDMLKDYLFRL